One window of the Fusobacterium perfoetens genome contains the following:
- a CDS encoding VOC family protein — MKINRIHHVAIICSDYKKSKEFYIEKLGFEIENEVYREERDSYKLDLKVAGIYQIELFSFPNPPERVNAPEARGLRHLAFEVNNLEETVTELNKKGIETEPVRIDEITGKKFTFFKDPDNLPLEVYEK; from the coding sequence ATGAAAATCAATAGGATACATCATGTTGCTATAATTTGTTCAGATTATAAAAAATCAAAAGAATTTTATATTGAAAAGCTTGGTTTTGAAATTGAAAATGAAGTTTACAGAGAAGAGAGAGATTCTTATAAACTTGATTTAAAAGTTGCAGGAATCTATCAAATAGAACTTTTTTCTTTTCCGAATCCTCCAGAAAGAGTTAATGCTCCAGAAGCAAGAGGATTAAGGCATTTAGCTTTTGAAGTTAACAATTTGGAAGAAACAGTAACTGAACTTAATAAAAAAGGAATTGAAACAGAACCTGTAAGAATAGATGAAATTACAGGAAAGAAATTTACATTTTTTAAAGATCCTGACAATCTTCCTCTAGAAGTGTATGAAAAATAG
- a CDS encoding chromate transporter — protein sequence MLGKIFKTFFTLGFFSFGGGYSMIPLIEREIVEKYKIMDKNKFADIVSIAGGLPGAIGLNIAIFIGKTTCGLKGAIVGAAASVIPCLIIISSIMVLFSNISDNPYVIKGLTGVSGVVVAFILYATYKIALTAFKNSWYGIITVITFFVSLFYSNIPLPLIIIISMFVGMGINWGVEVYKKMRGDK from the coding sequence ATGCTGGGAAAAATTTTTAAGACATTTTTCACATTAGGTTTTTTCTCTTTTGGTGGAGGATATTCAATGATACCTCTTATAGAAAGAGAAATCGTTGAAAAATATAAGATTATGGATAAAAATAAATTTGCAGATATAGTTTCTATTGCAGGAGGACTTCCTGGGGCAATAGGACTTAATATAGCGATATTTATTGGAAAAACAACATGTGGTTTAAAAGGTGCTATAGTTGGTGCTGCAGCAAGTGTTATTCCATGTCTTATTATAATATCAAGTATAATGGTTTTATTTTCAAATATAAGTGATAATCCTTATGTTATAAAAGGGCTTACAGGTGTAAGTGGGGTAGTTGTGGCATTTATTTTATATGCTACATATAAAATTGCATTGACAGCTTTTAAAAATTCTTGGTATGGAATAATAACTGTTATCACATTTTTTGTATCTTTGTTTTATAGTAATATTCCATTACCACTTATTATAATAATTTCTATGTTTGTAGGTATGGGAATAAATTGGGGAGTTGAAGTTTATAAAAAGATGAGAGGTGATAAATAA
- a CDS encoding chromate transporter, whose product MLYSLFIIFFKLGFFSFGGGYTMIPLIEQQLNNYGIVLTPEVLSSVVAIAGVCPGPVGINLAIGFGYSLGGPLGVAAAALGVTLPSIIVVVAVCAVFEKIYHSKNFKAALSGLKPAVVGITFYAAIKFGIKNGIIFSKAQNAVESTMNINFMDMVFNIPSVIIIAVSFLILMKTKVHPIILVVAGAILGVLIF is encoded by the coding sequence ATGCTTTACAGTCTTTTTATAATTTTCTTTAAATTAGGATTTTTCTCTTTTGGTGGAGGATATACTATGATTCCTCTTATTGAGCAGCAGCTTAATAATTATGGAATAGTTTTGACACCAGAAGTTCTTTCAAGTGTTGTAGCAATAGCTGGAGTATGTCCTGGGCCTGTGGGAATAAATCTTGCTATAGGTTTTGGGTATTCTCTTGGTGGCCCTTTAGGTGTTGCAGCAGCAGCTCTTGGTGTAACTCTTCCAAGTATAATAGTAGTAGTTGCAGTGTGTGCTGTTTTTGAAAAAATATATCATTCAAAGAATTTTAAAGCAGCTCTTTCAGGACTTAAACCAGCTGTTGTAGGTATAACATTTTATGCAGCAATTAAATTTGGTATAAAAAATGGAATAATTTTTTCAAAAGCACAAAATGCTGTTGAAAGTACAATGAATATAAACTTTATGGATATGGTTTTTAATATCCCTAGTGTAATAATAATAGCTGTTTCTTTTTTAATCCTTATGAAAACAAAAGTGCACCCTATAATTTTAGTAGTAGCAGGGGCAATACTTGGAGTTTTGATATTCTAA